The Armatimonadota bacterium genome contains a region encoding:
- a CDS encoding glycosyltransferase: MKLAIVHDFLNQMGGAEQVVKVFREIFPDAPIYTSIYVPSAVCPSFKEADVRTSFMQRLPMIRKHARRYLPLYPYAFEQFNLSEYDVVLSSSSSFAKGVVTPPSACHICYCYTPMRFAWTYHMYVEQEPLSRLARLCLPYFIHRVRRWDEITSNRVDNFIAISHEIRRRIWKHYRRESDVIHPPVDTTRFAVSDQDSGYYLILSRLLPYKKIDVAVEAFNVLQMPLKIVGDGRDMTRLKRMAGPTIEFLGRLPDSEMQRCLRECRALVFPGFEDFGLTPVEAMACGKPVIAYAAGGALETVVDGITGRFFDEQTPEAIARVVRSFDPTAFDPSELRSHAESFDVSVFKKQIKWYVDQKYDEHISGAAMSAAPRTGILASLDSQAFQPRREHSQSTTDGR, encoded by the coding sequence GTGAAGCTGGCAATTGTCCATGACTTTCTCAACCAGATGGGCGGGGCGGAGCAGGTAGTGAAGGTTTTTCGGGAAATCTTCCCGGATGCCCCGATCTACACGTCCATCTACGTTCCGTCCGCGGTCTGCCCTTCATTCAAGGAAGCTGATGTACGCACTTCCTTCATGCAACGTCTTCCGATGATTAGGAAGCACGCTCGCAGGTACCTGCCGCTCTATCCCTATGCTTTCGAGCAGTTCAACCTGTCGGAGTATGATGTCGTACTCAGCAGTTCTTCATCATTCGCAAAGGGCGTGGTGACTCCGCCAAGCGCCTGCCATATCTGCTACTGCTATACGCCGATGCGTTTCGCGTGGACCTATCATATGTACGTTGAGCAGGAGCCGCTGTCCCGCCTCGCGAGGCTCTGCCTTCCCTATTTCATACACAGGGTTCGCAGATGGGACGAGATCACATCGAACAGGGTGGACAACTTCATAGCAATATCGCATGAGATTCGGCGTCGCATCTGGAAGCACTACCGCAGGGAGTCCGACGTCATCCACCCGCCCGTTGATACGACGAGGTTTGCGGTCAGCGACCAGGACTCGGGCTATTACCTGATCCTCTCCAGACTGCTTCCCTACAAGAAGATTGACGTCGCCGTCGAGGCCTTCAACGTCTTGCAGATGCCGCTCAAGATCGTGGGCGACGGGAGGGATATGACTCGGTTGAAGAGGATGGCCGGTCCCACGATCGAGTTCCTTGGCCGACTTCCGGACAGTGAGATGCAGAGATGCTTGCGCGAGTGCAGGGCCCTCGTCTTCCCCGGTTTCGAGGACTTCGGCCTAACGCCTGTGGAAGCGATGGCATGCGGCAAGCCCGTGATCGCCTATGCAGCCGGCGGTGCTCTCGAGACCGTGGTTGACGGGATCACCGGCAGGTTCTTTGACGAGCAGACCCCGGAGGCGATCGCCCGCGTCGTGAGAAGCTTTGATCCGACCGCGTTCGATCCGAGTGAACTGCGATCTCACGCTGAATCCTTCGACGTATCGGTATTCAAGAAGCAGATCAAGTGGTATGTTGACCAGAAGTACGACGAGCACATTTCCGGTGCTGCAATGTCCGCTGCTCCGCGAACCGGTATACTCGCTTCCTTAGACAGTCAGGCGTTTCAGCCGCGACGAGAGCACTCTCAGAGTACGACCGACGGACGATAG
- a CDS encoding glycosyltransferase family 4 protein produces the protein MRIGINAQLCSPSLSYRNAGVSRYISNLVRALGELDDAGYDIHLFLPAGCENETCTRHNVHRRSWQGEGPAARIAWEQFVLPVLSRTLRLDVLHSPMHVLPVVCPTASVVTVLDLTFMRYPEAFPRHQRMYLEYATRRAVAKADAVIAISDCTRADVINQLHGDPDRVFTIPLAADDSFRPATVKEVAEIRRRYGVGETSVLYLGTLEPRKNIPALLEAFRQVRTDRDGDCRLVLGGGKGWYYRDVFRRVEELGLKDDVVFTGYVSQEDLPVLYSSATVFVYPTLYEGFGLPPLEAMACGTPVITSNTSSLPEVVGDAGVMVNPLSVDEICQAIHTVLSREDLRREMSAAGLERAKRFSWKETAGQTLKVYASAYERSRRRRP, from the coding sequence ATGAGAATCGGCATCAATGCACAGCTCTGTTCGCCTTCGCTGTCTTATCGAAATGCCGGCGTTTCCAGGTACATCTCAAACTTGGTGAGAGCTCTCGGTGAACTGGACGACGCAGGTTACGATATCCATCTTTTCCTGCCTGCGGGTTGTGAGAACGAGACTTGCACTCGGCACAACGTGCACCGGAGATCGTGGCAGGGAGAAGGACCGGCAGCCAGGATTGCCTGGGAGCAGTTCGTTCTACCGGTGTTGAGCCGCACGCTGCGATTAGACGTCCTTCATTCGCCGATGCACGTGCTCCCCGTGGTCTGTCCGACTGCTTCCGTGGTTACAGTTCTCGACCTGACATTCATGAGGTATCCCGAGGCCTTTCCGCGGCATCAGCGCATGTACTTGGAATATGCTACCCGGCGAGCTGTCGCGAAAGCCGATGCCGTCATCGCGATTTCGGACTGTACGAGGGCAGACGTCATCAACCAACTGCATGGGGACCCCGATCGAGTTTTCACGATCCCGCTAGCCGCCGACGATTCCTTTCGGCCGGCGACTGTCAAAGAAGTGGCCGAGATTAGGCGACGCTATGGGGTGGGCGAGACGAGCGTGCTGTACCTCGGAACTCTCGAGCCGAGGAAGAACATCCCTGCGCTTCTAGAAGCGTTCCGGCAGGTTCGAACGGACCGCGACGGCGACTGCCGACTCGTGCTGGGTGGAGGCAAGGGATGGTACTACCGGGATGTGTTTCGGCGTGTCGAGGAGTTGGGGCTGAAGGATGATGTCGTCTTCACGGGGTATGTTTCGCAGGAGGATCTACCGGTCTTGTACTCGTCGGCTACCGTGTTTGTCTATCCAACTCTTTACGAGGGGTTCGGCCTGCCGCCTCTTGAGGCGATGGCATGCGGGACACCCGTCATCACCTCGAACACGTCGTCGCTGCCTGAGGTGGTCGGTGACGCCGGGGTCATGGTGAATCCATTGAGCGTTGATGAGATCTGTCAGGCAATCCACACGGTGCTCTCCCGCGAGGATCTTAGGAGAGAGATGAGTGCAGCGGGATTGGAGCGTGCGAAGCGGTTCTCGTGGAAGGAAACCGCCGGGCAGACGCTGAAGGTATACGCGAGCGCGTACGAACGATCAAGGAGACGTCGGCCGTGA